The DNA sequence ATACGAAGGAGGTTTTGTAACAATAAGTTGCATGTACTCTCGCTCTGTTGTGATATCCTACTTTTTAACTAAATAAAATGATCAAATGCAGTACAATTGTTTACATTTTCATTGTTCTCttccttatttaacatatagAAAGTAAGATTGGCATCCTCCAAGATGGATGTATATGTGAATAACTTGCATATTTGAAGTGTGGTGCGGTAGCACTAGATACGAGCATGTTATCTATATGTAACACATTTGCTGTAAGACTCTGCATTGGTCTTCTTGCCCTGCAAACGGATTTAGTTGATTTAATGGTAGACTGTTTTCTTTATGTAACAGGCTTTGCAAAGGGACGAGATTGTTGATAAGTTTCACCAAATGACGGTTAAAATTGAAGCAGCATTGAGTAAAATTCCTTATGAGaaatttgacatgtcagaggAAGTTTCCGAACAGGTACGTTTACAACCTGCATTCCATATTTGCATCTGAAGAAAATTATTAGCAGAAAATGACTCATAGTTCATCTTTTCTCTCTTTGCGTTTTTTTAATGCTGTTAATTTTCAAAGTATTTAACAAGCACTATACCTTGTAATTTCCTTCAGATTGAACTAGTGCATGCTCAATTCAAaagagcaaaagaaaaaaaggactGCCTTGACTCGCAACTGGAGATGGATTTAGCCATAGCAGTAAGAGACAAAGATCTTGACCCTGCAGTAATAAAAAGACTTTCAGAGAGGCTGTACCTCAGAACCATCAACGATCTAAAGAAAGAGTCACTTGCTTTCCATGAATTGGTTATCTCAAGTGACGGAGATATAGGGGACCACTTTGAAAACATGCAATCTCTGCTTAAGAAGCTAAAGGACTTGGTGCTTAAAGAAAACCCAGAAGTCGAGAACTCTGAACGTGACAAGAGCACGATCAAACACAGATCTCCTGTCATCCCAGATGATTTTCGGTGTCCAATATCATTAGAATTGATGAAGGATCCTGTGATTGTCTCTACTGGACAGGTACATCCTTGAACTTCTTTAACAACATACAGTTTTGTCAGTTTCTCTATTGTACTTCATCGTGGTTGATGATTTCACTTATTTTTGCAGACATACGAAAGATCCTGTATTCAGAAGTGGTTGGATGCAGGACACAAAACCTGTCCCAAAACGCAGCAGACATTGTTGCACACGGCCATAACACCAAACTATGTTTTGAAGAGTCTAATTGCTTTGTGGTGTGAAAGCAATGGCGTTGAGCTACCCAAAAAGCAAGGGAATGGTAAGAACAGAAAAGCTGGAAGCTGTATTTCAGACTGTGATCGCACTTCTATTGCTTCCTTGTTAGAAAGGCTAGCAAGGGGAAACTCAGAAGAACAAAGAGCAGCTGCTGGTGAGCTCCGCTTGCTGGCAAAGAGGAACGCAGATAATAGAGTGTGTATTGCTGAGGCAGGAGCCATTCCTCTCCTTGTTGAGCTCTTATCATCCGCTGATCCTCGGACCCAAGAGCATGCTGTTACAGCACTTCTCAACCTCTCAATAAACGACAGCAACAAGGTAGGAATTGTAAATGCAGGAGCTATACCCGATATAGTAGatgttttgaaaaatggcagCATGGAGGCTAGAGAAAACGCAGCTGCAACCCTTTTCAGTTTGTCTGTTGTAGACGAAAACAAGGTGGCAATTGGAGCTGCTGGGGCTCTCCCAGCCCTTATAAAATTGCTGTGCGAGGGGACTCCAAGGGGGAAAAAGGATGCTGCTACCGCTATTTTTAATCTTTCAATCTATCAGGGAAATAAGGCCAGGGCTGTAAGGGCAGGCATTGTCCCCCCACTGATGAGTTTGCTCAAGGATGCGGGAAGTGGGATGGTGGATGAAGCACTAGCGATCCTCGCCATTCTGGCTAGCCACCAAGAAGGGAAGGCAGCAATTGCCCAAGCTGAGCCAATCCCGGTCTTGGTGGAAGTTATAAGAACCGGTTTCCCACGCAACCGGGAGAATGCTTCTGCTGTGTTATGGTCGTTATGCACAGGCGATTTGCAGCAGTTGAAACTAGCAAGGGAACTTGGCGCAGAAGAGGCAATGAAGGAACTGTCGGAAAATGGCACTGACAGGGCCAAGAGAAAAGCTGTAAGTTTTTTGGAGCTCCTTCAACAAGTCGACGATGATTTTGTTCCCCAACAATCCTAGTACGTATTATTAGGATGGAGAAAGTGTAGTTTTACGCGTACTATACGACGTCTGCATTATATTGTGGTGGTGACATATTGGTGTTTCTTGTAGAAGGGGATAAGTAGAGTAATATAAAAGAAGGCAGGAATGCAATTCAATGTGGCCGGCTTTTCCACAATAGCAAAACAAATTTGTCAACTTAATTGGAACTCCAAATTGAGTATTTTTATTTGTGAAAAAATATGGAAGCGTCGCAATCTCTCCGATTTCGTTTGTTAGAACAAATATGTGCTTTTCTTCCAGGTCAAACACGGTAGGTTTGTAAACTATGAAAATGGCATTTTACCGCATTAATGTAAAACAATCATGTTTATGCACCTTATGCGGGTTTGATCCCCACAAATCTCCCTTCccctaacaactaacaatttaaccacTAAcgctatcgtttgtcaaaaaacattatttaaaaaaaaattccaatttttcCTTTGAGTGAATAATTAAATGTATTAGAAAAACAGCAGtaacaaaaaagttgaatataaCTCATCTAGAAGTGCTTTTAAGCTTCTCCGTTTTCGCCTcaataaacttaatacaaaaacacttaaaatgtaTATTCAAACAGAACAAAATACGCGAAAAAATACTGAAATTGCTGCCACTAAATCGTTACGAGAAAATATATGGAACAACAAGAACCAGTTTGATCTCAGCAAGCACCAAACACAGCATTAGCCTAGCCCACACGGGATTGATCTACTTATATGAGGCAGAAAGGAGGAGAAAATGAAACCGAGCAAAACTTTACTCGTCAATCTAACTTCCCATGAATGTTTCGGTCAAGGTGCGGCCGTTGGCCATTTTCGTGGtcccaattatcaaatcatatGCCATCCCTTCCTGCAAGATCCAAATTACTATAGATATCAGGAATTAGGACAAGACGCAGATAACAGATGAGAGGAGTAAATGTGCTTCAACCCATCCATCTACCAAATTGTATAACATAATGAAATGTCGTAGATTTCATAcgtgcaaaacaattaacatacCTGAGCACTGAGAAATCGAAGAGCAGAGATCTCCGCAAACGTTACACCTCCAATGAAGACAACAAGTACTAGAGAACGCCTTCCATCAGATACCCTGTGATATGTTCAGAAATGTTGCATTGAAGTATAAATGCAGCATTAGCAAACAACAAATCAAGAAATACAGTACTCAGAGCAGACTCTTATAAAATAGGACCAGTTGGGACATACTTGTCTACACTGGCCGAATGCCCCTGCAAAGTGTCTACCGACGGGCTGCTTGAGAATCTGCCCTGTAAAATTGTTACAACAGAAAAAAGCAGCTTAACATGTAGTccaatatacacacacaaaagaTCAGATTAGAACGAATAACTCAAGAAATGTACTTACTCTCTTTATTTCTGAATGTGGTCCAGGTAAAAGCCTCAGAATCTCTTCAATAGGACGCCTGAAAGTAATAAAGTTGCATGTTTTAGAGCAAATTAAACACGCATCGAGATCATGAAAATTTACAACCAAAGATCGTATATCTTTATCATTTCCAGTGGTTTTCTAAGAGCTCGACTGTAACAAAGGGCAAATGACTTGCAGAATATATACTCCTGGTGAAGTAGAATTGATGGGATCTGCTGAAAAAagataagaaacaaacaaacaaatacagAAAGAAAACGAACATGCAAcaaaaatttttagttaaggaatTAGGCTCACCATCCAGATCGAACAGCTTGCTGGATGAGGCGAATGCTAAGAGGTGCATATCCAGAAAACACATAGGAGATGTCATTGGGGCTGTGATATAAGAAAATTGCATCCCCAAGTTAGTACCACAGAAAAGGGAACACTaccaaaagaaaatcaaaagttgaGAAGAATAATACTTTGCAGTGTCAGTGTCCTCAACTACAAGTTGCAAGGCACGTTTAACCGTCAGCCAGTTGCTTTTCGTCTCCTGCAAAGTTCAGACTTGTACAATGAATCCACATTTATTCTTTTATGCACACAGGTCCATTCACCAGTTGCTAAATTATTCAATGAAACTAGTGCATTATTTTGTGAgggtaaaataaaaatgaacctGTTTTTTAAGCAATCCAGCTTTCTCTAAATTATTCAGTGTAACCATGTGCTCGAATCCATAACTATGGAGTAGTTCTCTCCTAAACCAAGAATAGAAAAACCATTTAATATaagatataaaataaaaaggattaaatttaaacatagtGTGTGATGAAGAGCACTTGCCTTAAATAGTCAAAATGCTTTTTGGGCAACCCAGAATTTGTAATAGAAAATAATATGAGAAGACGTAGGACATTCACAAGAGGCTCCTGCTTATGGATCATTTCTTCAATATGCTCAAAGCATCTGCATTCATAAACTCTTTCAGTCTTAATTACATGGCTAAAGAAAATGAGAAGCATAAAAAGCCCAAACATGTAAGTTCTAAACAGCAGCCTAAATTCAGCTTACATGTCATAACTTTGACTCTCAATAATTGTGTGTTCCATGTCAAGTTGTCCAAGAAATGATGTCTTTGACGTGAACGTTGACAGATGCTGAGCAAGATTTATGTGCCTCTGAAGCAATAATTGTAGCAAATCAGAATATAAAACTCCCTGGATGAATTCTTATAATGAATAAATGATTTAAAGAATTACTTACAGTCATTTCTGGCAATGAGTTCAGTTTTTTGACAAAGTCCTTCAATTCAGAAACTGTCTGGTTCTATATGCAATATTATATAGCACttcattagaaaataaaataaaattctggTAATACCATTAGGTTCATGAATAGAAAATTGAGTCGAAATCATCTCATGATTGCAGAAGGGCAAGTATTTAGGTCTTATAACATTCACTTACATTGCTAGTCACATCGGTGTAGTCCTGCTTCATTGATTGTGCTTTTTGACGTAGTATCTGCAATCATACTGCAGGTAGCAATGAGAAATGGAATTGCTGGGaagaatttcttttcatttttataagAACTTAGAAGAAATAGctttagaaaaagaaacaaacagaaCAATTTAAAGTGGTGAATATAGATCAACCTGGCCAACAACTTCAAAGTTGAGATCCCGTAACTCTTTAAACAGCTTGTCACTGTGATTATTACGATACACAGTAAATAAGTATGAAAAGACAAAGGACCAAAGAAGCACATAGGAAGAAAAATgattaaagaaaaacaattaagaaaagaaaagactaCGATGGTATAGGCATTTGAGAGCAACGAGTGTTATGGATGGGCAAAAAGACTTCATATGAGTATATGTGTGACATGATGCCCTTGAATTACATAAAAATTCTTTCAAGCAAACAATGAAACACCTTGAATTAAGTGGAACTTTCATCTTCTTTCCCTCTTGTTGGGCAGCCCCCATGACAGATGCATCTAGCTCAACAGCACCATTGTTGATATGCAGAAACTGCACTGAAACTATTAGGGATAGCTTACAACTAATTCAAATTACAAACAAACAAGAATTCTCCTTTACTTTCAATTCAGAAAATTTAAGGTTTCTCGTTAACGTTTTAGGTTTAATACAAAAAAAGACTTAGGATCAGTTGACTTACAAATCTATGTCTTAGGCAATTAATTAATAAGAGTagatatattatataaataatgatttaatgaaaaacaaatgaaaaagttATTGGAAAAACTTGCATACATTCTTAGCATGCCAGTTGAATTGGTATGCTATAATCCAGTTAAAAAAACCTCACGAGCAACTCAAAATTTTAACATATGCTTGCTATTCCTAGTTACCTACCATACCCATGCAGCTTTTTATCATAACCATGACATGTGATTGATTTTTCTACTGAATATATACTTCCTCCAGTTTTTACAATGACTTACCTCATCAAGAAGCCCTTCATATGTTAGTTGAGAACACATGGGAGTTACCATGTCCACCTACATCCAAGGAATAGTCGATGTAAGCAAAAACCACAATTCACAGTACACTTGCATTAAAATATGCAGTAGCAGAATTTGAGTTTGTAACTTTCTGAATAATGGATTGGTATGCCATAATTATAAAGAAGAGTTCATAATTTCTCTATTGCAATTTTCTATTCCTttccaaataaaaattttaaatcgtgAACAAATTGATTAATATGGCATACTTCATGAAATTAACCTAAAGTTATTTATTGCATGTCTTGCAAATAAATGTACCAACAAGAAATGGCCAGAACATGCCATGTTGTGTGGCAAACTAAGTAACTTTAagaggatgagagagagagagagagtacctccCTATCTAACAGGATGAGAGTATTTATCTCTGGCACAACCATCTGAAGTCACAAGCAAGATATATTAGTGGAGGGAATATGAAACGTACATTTCAGCATGCAGTTTATATTctttttaaactaattcataaGAGAAGGAGCTTAAAGTCATGTATAAATTACATCAGGTGAGTTAACCGGTTCTTCAGCTTGCATGCGGTTTAGAATGTCAGCAACACGCACTGAACCTCTGCCTTTCGCCCTCAAATTTGGTATCACCCCAAAAGAAAACTACAAAACAATAAACAAGGCACAATTTTCACCCACAGGCAAAGAACAATAACTAGAGTAACCAGAAGCATATTTCTGGCTACATTCATAATTGTTGCTCTAACCTTATACCtgtcatataaatatatatacacacacacatatggtGAAAGGATTCGTGCTTACGTGATTCAAATAAATCACAGAAATATCTTTAAAAGCGAAAGCTTAAAGTTAAAGTAAACGGAGCAAATTGTGCATGTATTTTTGACAACCTCAAGCTTGTGAATCGCTTTTGCAATATGCCAAAGTGAGCTTGTATCACCATTGACTAGGTATTCCTACCATGcataaacaaaaagagaaagtaaataaatataaatcagTGGTTTATAACAAGTTTAGAACATCTGAAGCtcaaatcaaaataattaaaataaattcacAAATATAAAATGAGGAATTTCTCCAGTACCTTGTAAGAAAGATCTAGTTCGAATGACAAAACATCCTCGTCCAAAGGAACAATGTATAGCGGGTATTCCCCTATAGTCAACAAGTGATGGACCTTTTCCTCCTCAAGGATCTGCAAAACCAAAATGGTATCTATCATCATTCAATATCCAAAAACACGCACATTGCATCTATCTATCAAAAACCATAACTTATTGCGAGTAAGTACATCTGTAATAGCCAAAGCGTTCTCACCTTCTCACAAGCAACCGTACGTCGAGGGACAAAATAAACATAGTATTCTCTCTGCAGTCCTTTTGACGTGTCATTATGAATATGCGAACTAATCAACGTCATCAAAGTGAGCTCTGAACGGACAAGGTAAACCAGCTTGGAACAGTCAGTTTGAATGGGATCAGCCGAAAGATGTCGCAATTCAATCCCATGTTCCTGTTTGCATGCAccagcaaaaagaaaaagaaaaaaaaacaaacaaacaacaattaCAATCTAAATTCCACCAGAAAAAGCTTCCTGCATTATTCACAGCTCATTTCAGTTGAACATAACAACTGCTTTTCCGAAATTAAGAACCGAAAATCAATTTCGAATGCGAGTTCCCCTTCAAATTCCAGCTTAACAAGCATAAAAATCGCATCACAAACACAAACCATACAAAATTCAgcagaaaatttgaatttctatGGAAACAGTGTGATATATTTACTTTGAGGATCGAAGTCTGGATGATCGATGAGAGAGAGCCGCTGAGCTTCTGATCGATGACCAAACACTTCTTTCCTCGAATCTGCAAATTCAAGAACAAtcataaatatcaaaattcaagacattttttaatttgaatttcaacGGAAACTAAATTGAATCAACGAATTGGAGCTCACATTCTTGAGGATGTTCACAAGCTCCCTCTGAGACTGTTCCCTGTTGTACCACAATATCcacacaaaaattaaataatatatacacatatatagatatataggaagaaaatacaaaattaattggAAATTACATGGAGATTGTAATCAGATAGTACCTGAGGGATGTGAGATTGATCGGAGCATTGTCTAAGTTGGGAATCTGAGCCATGGCAGTCCAAAACCTCCAATTTTTCAGTTGCGGAGCTGGCTCTCCTGCTCGAAGACGAAGACGATGAAACTTGCTTGAAGCAACTTTATAATGGGCCTGGACTCGTTATTGTGGGCCTTGTGTAGGACTTAGATTGCTTTAGTACTATCGAAATTAGGCCCGTGCCATAAAAATAATATAGGCTTTTTAGATAAAAGAGTTTCTGAAATGACACAACTCCTCTCTTTGATtgtgagatttaaaatcaataaaacttATCTATGAGTTTTTCCATCATTGATCATTTTGGTCCTCCGtaaaaaatcttcattaaataatgataaaatgactaaaatactCTCAATTGTTTACAAATCATTTTGACCCCTTCTTTATTAAATAgggtatttttattattttagtccTTATTTAACGAAGATATTTTATGTTTGATTGAGGAGCTGATGAGGTTCATTTGCATAGTTGGAGATTGGGACATTCTcgtcattacaatatatttatattgtcaatttttattttttggaataaATAATATTGCCTACATTAAAAAAAGAGTGGAATATCATTACAATGTAGTACTAAGGGGCTTTATGGTTAAGGAATTTAGAGATGGGTGGTCGTTGAATAGgagatgtcacatcccagcccgggctcCCACCACaacccgagcccgctccaccaccgtagcacaatattgtccgctttgggtcctgaccacgccctcatagttttgtttctggggactcacacgagaacttcccagtgagtcacccatcctgggaatgctcttgcgcgctactcacttaacttcggactTCCTACAGAACTcaaaaccagtgagctcccaaaaggcctcgtgctaggtagggatgagaatatacatttaaggatcactcccctgggtgatgtgggatgtcacaatccaccctccttaggggtctgacgtccttgtcggcacaccacggctagggttaggctctgataccaaattgtcacatcctggcccggacCCCCACCACAACCCGAGCCTGccccaccatcgtagcacgatattgtctgctttgggtcctgaccacgccctcacggttttgtttctggggactcacacgagaacttcccagtgggtcacccatcttgggaatgctctcgcgcgctactcgcttaacttcgaagttcttacagaactcgaagccagtgagctcccaaaagacttcgtgctaggtagggatgagaatatacatttaaggatcactcccccttgatgatgtgggatgtcacaagagATATTtggcttttctttttggttttttttttttttaattttatttttggggtgGTGGGTGGGATGGCTTCAAAAATTTAACTGTAAGTCtcactttttaaaatttacaaatataCGAAAACGTAgcattttttatttagaaagaatgttttttttttttaagtttaacataaaaaagttgaagtcatttagtactacgttttagtgatattcttttttatttgtaattgagaggttttaagttcaaatttcataGATGACAAGTTCGAttctaaattaaattatttattatgtATCTTGACTGAACTCCCTTTCACCTTTCTCCTTTAAACTCTTTAAGGGCGTGTTTACGTAACTGTAATGAAAAtatgaggaattgaattgaggaggagttGAAATGAGGAGAAGTTAGAATTGGATTCCTGTTGAAactgtttacttaaatgttctaGAATCGGAATAGAATTTCATAaaactgtttactaattcagcagaatcggaatataaaccagtatgattactaaaatgtcTTGTCCCAAATCAAATATGTATTAATGCTAGCCAAGATAGCATAAACCACCATGATTTGCATATATTGTTTATAACCTACTCTTTGTGCTCAATGTTACTTGAGTTATGCTTAGGCGTGCTCATTTTGTTCTTAGGATTGTGTATGTTATGAACAGTTTGAAATTTCATATGGTGGAATGATACAGTTTTATAAATGTGTTAGACAATATAACAACTATTCAGCTTGTGTTTTCGAGAGTGAACTGATGAAAATTTTCCATAGAAGGTGAAAAAGAACAGGAAAAGAAGTTCCTTCACATGGAAGGTGGAGAACTTCCTGTCTTTTAAGGAAATAATGGAGACTCGAAAAATCTTTAGCAAATTCTTCCAAGTTGGTGGATGTGAACTTCGAATTGGTAAGCAGCAATCACACATGAAAGGCAtgcagagaagagagaaaggagcTGCATGAAAAGGAAAATACAGTTTAGGGTTAAAAAGATGATCTTGGAAATAATGAAAGTAAGTGAGGGCATAAAGGAAAACAAATTAGCATTTCGATTGCCCAAGCAATCCGGAATCCAAATACCTTATTTATGTTGAGAATCCAAATCAGCCAAATATTGGAATTGAATTCTAAAATTTACGTGGGACCCACTAAATTTtgatttctccaaatttgatAAATACTGGAATATGCTGTAATCggaattcaattttgtttcttaccCTTACGTAAACGCCACCTTAATGTCAAGtatatcaatgtactaaaaaaaagagttgaaattGAAAAGTCCTAAAAACTAGTgaaattgtaataaaaaaaaggaaaataaaaggaGCGTGGTTGAAGAAACTGTCACTCCTTCAACGAACACGTACGACACCATATCGTAGCATCTCACTCTCAATCCAAATACCCCGCGAACGATTCCCAACGCAAAAACCATTTTCTTCAACCGAACGGATCCCGCCCTCCCTCCCTCCTCAATTTATGGCCACAGCTATACGCCTACGCCGGCTCGGAGCCGCCGCCGTCGTTGCCACCTCAGCCAGCGGCGCCTTTCTCCTCCAGCCTTCGT is a window from the Pyrus communis chromosome 16, drPyrComm1.1, whole genome shotgun sequence genome containing:
- the LOC137719965 gene encoding U-box domain-containing protein 14-like — protein: MVPCNSVLSQLAESVKAISELPECRNAFRKMYGNFVRRVKLLSPLFEELRDSDKALGEEEVVALESLGEALNSAEELIKSVNQGSKLYQALQRDEIVDKFHQMTVKIEAALSKIPYEKFDMSEEVSEQIELVHAQFKRAKEKKDCLDSQLEMDLAIAVRDKDLDPAVIKRLSERLYLRTINDLKKESLAFHELVISSDGDIGDHFENMQSLLKKLKDLVLKENPEVENSERDKSTIKHRSPVIPDDFRCPISLELMKDPVIVSTGQTYERSCIQKWLDAGHKTCPKTQQTLLHTAITPNYVLKSLIALWCESNGVELPKKQGNGKNRKAGSCISDCDRTSIASLLERLARGNSEEQRAAAGELRLLAKRNADNRVCIAEAGAIPLLVELLSSADPRTQEHAVTALLNLSINDSNKVGIVNAGAIPDIVDVLKNGSMEARENAAATLFSLSVVDENKVAIGAAGALPALIKLLCEGTPRGKKDAATAIFNLSIYQGNKARAVRAGIVPPLMSLLKDAGSGMVDEALAILAILASHQEGKAAIAQAEPIPVLVEVIRTGFPRNRENASAVLWSLCTGDLQQLKLARELGAEEAMKELSENGTDRAKRKAVSFLELLQQVDDDFVPQQS
- the LOC137719966 gene encoding vacuolar protein-sorting-associated protein 33 homolog, whose protein sequence is MAQIPNLDNAPINLTSLREQSQRELVNILKNIRGKKCLVIDQKLSGSLSSIIQTSILKEHGIELRHLSADPIQTDCSKLVYLVRSELTLMTLISSHIHNDTSKGLQREYYVYFVPRRTVACEKILEEEKVHHLLTIGEYPLYIVPLDEDVLSFELDLSYKEYLVNGDTSSLWHIAKAIHKLEFSFGVIPNLRAKGRGSVRVADILNRMQAEEPVNSPDMVVPEINTLILLDREVDMVTPMCSQLTYEGLLDEFLHINNGAVELDASVMGAAQQEGKKMKVPLNSSDKLFKELRDLNFEVVGQILRQKAQSMKQDYTDVTSNNQTVSELKDFVKKLNSLPEMTRHINLAQHLSTFTSKTSFLGQLDMEHTIIESQSYDICFEHIEEMIHKQEPLVNVLRLLILFSITNSGLPKKHFDYLRRELLHSYGFEHMVTLNNLEKAGLLKKQETKSNWLTVKRALQLVVEDTDTANPNDISYVFSGYAPLSIRLIQQAVRSGWRPIEEILRLLPGPHSEIKRGRFSSSPSVDTLQGHSASVDKVSDGRRSLVLVVFIGGVTFAEISALRFLSAQEGMAYDLIIGTTKMANGRTLTETFMGS